The nucleotide sequence GCTTATTGCAGATCAACCGATTCGCTACAAGGGTGATGGCTCCGCACCTGGTCCTTTTGATTACTTTCTCGCTTCATCCGTTTTATGTGCGGCCTACTTTGTTCGCGTTTATTGCATAGATCGCAATATCCCTACTGATGATATTCGACTCTCGCAAAACAATATTATTGATCCTGAAAATCGCTATAAGCAGACTTTCCAAATCCAAGTTGCCCTACCCGAAGATATGTCGAAAAGCCATCGCGAAGGCATTCTCCGTTCTATCGAGCGCTGTACTGTAAAAAGAGTTGTTCAAGAGAGTCCTAATTTCGTCATTGAGACTGTCAGTAGTCTCGCCAAAGATAGTGGCCTCGTCTACGAAAGTGAATCTGCCCCTGATGCAAGTACTGAGTTACTTGGCAAAGATCTTCCACTGGAACAAACTATTGCAAACATGACCGATTTATTGTCCTCTATCGGTATCAAGATTGAGATTTCCTCTTGGAGAAACATCGTTCCTAACGTTTGGTCAGTACATATCCGCGATGCTGCCTCACCGATGTGTTTTACTAATGGTAAAGGCGCTAGCCGCGATAGTGCGATTTGTTCTGCCCTAGGGGAATACCTTGAACGTGCTAGCTGTAACTTCTTTTATAATGACCACTTCTTCGGTGAAGATATCAGCTCACGTGACTTTGTTCATTACCCCAATGAAAAATGGTTTAAAGCTGGTCCCAATGATGATTTACCCGAAGGCTTAATGGATGAGACATGCCTAGAGATCTATAACCCTGAAAACGAGCTCAAGTCCTCCAATTTGATTGATGCTAATTCAGGTCAGGTGGAACGTGGTATTTGCGCCCTTCCCTTTGAACGCCACTCAGATAAAAAGACAGTTTATATCCCCGCCAACCTCATTGGCAATCTCTTTGTCAGCAATGGAATGAGTGCCGGAAATACTTTGAATGAAGCTAAAGTTCAATGCCTCTCAGAAATTTTTGAACGCGCGGTAAAAAAACAGATTATTGAAGAAGAATTAAGTTTGCCTGACGTGCCTCAAGAAATCATTGAAAAATTCCCGAGCATTTTGGCTGGCATTACTGAGCTAGAAAGCCGTGGCTTCCCAGTCTTAGTCAAGGATGCCTCTTTAGGCGGTCAGTTCCCGGTCATGTGTGTGACTCTGATGAATCCAAAAACTGGCGGCGTCTTTGCCTCTTTTGGTGCTCACCCAAAATTCGAAGTTGCTTTAGAACGTAGTCTGACTGAGTTACTCCAAGGAAGAAGTTTCGAAGGTCTCAATGACCTCCCTGCTCCGACTTTCAATAGCATGGCCGTCACCGAGCCAAATAATTTCGTAGAACACTTTATTGACTCTAGTGGTATTATCTCCTGGCGTTTCTTTAGTGATAAGAATGATTATGACTTCTGTGAGTGGAACTTCGATGGTACAACTGAACAAGAAAATGATTATCTCATGAACATTTTACATGAGCTCGACAAAGAAGTTTACATATCAATTCACGAAGACCTCGGTGCTAAAGCCTGTCGTATACTCGTCCCGGATTATTCCGAGATCTACCCGATCGAAGATCTCATTTGGGACAACAGTAACAAGGCACTAGCTTTCCGCGAAGATATCTTAAACCTCCATAGCCTCGATGATGAAGCACTCACTGAGCTTGTAGAACGCTTGGAAGAAAGCCAACTCGATAATTACACACTCATTTCTGGCCTCATTGGCATCGAATTTGATGAAAATACCCCTTGGGGAAAACTCGATATCGGTGAATTAAAGATCCTTTGCTACTTGGCTCTCAAACAATATGAGAATGCTAATGAATTGATTTTTGACTTCATTAACTTTAACGATAATACCACTGCCAGAAGATTATTTTATCAAGCACTCAACGCCGCACTAGATGTCACTCTTGATGAAGAGGAAGAACTCTCTGATTACCTTTCAAATATGAGTCGCATGTATGGCACCGAAAACATGGCGAGCGTCGTTGGGTCCATCAATGGCGATGTACGCTTCCACGGCCTCACAAAAACCAGCATGAAACTCGAGGGGCTCGATAAGCATCACAGACTGATTGAGAGTTACGATAAACTTCACCAAGCCAGAACTCGTATTGCCAACAAGCTTTAAGCTCATTATTCTCGCCGCATGAATTTGGAGAGGAAAAAATCACAAGTGATAGGCCATAATAATTATGATGATGTTTTATCTTTTTGGTTCCACGAAATAGAACCCGCAAAATGGTGGCTTAAAGACATTCATTTTGATGCACTGATTAAGCATCGTTTCTTAGCTTTGCATGAGCAAGCTAAGAAATGCGAACTCTTTGAATGGCGGGATTCCGCCAAGGGACGCTTAGCTGAAATCATAGTTTTAGATCAATTTTCGCGGAATATCTTTAGAGATTCACCTCAAGCATTTTCAGCCGACCCCTTAGCTTTAGCTTTGTCACAAGAAGCCATCTCACTGGCTAAACACAAAGATCTAAATCAAATAGAGCGAAGCTTCCTCTATATGCCCTACATGCATAGCGAATCTTTGAGTATTCACGATATCGCCGTAGAGCTTTATACAGATAATGGCATCCAATCAAATTTAGATTTTGAAATTCAGCATCGAGATATCATTGAAAAATTTGGCCGCTACCCTCATCGAAATTCAATCTTAAATCGTCTTTCGACAGCTGAAGAAATAGTGTTTTTAAAACAAGCAAACTCTTCATTTTAATTGCATATCAGCAGGGCGTGAAACTCTGTGTACACAACCATGATATCATTGCCACTCCGACACATTAATACCCCTCCTGTAACTGCTATGAAGAAACCTTCTTCGATCTATTAATCTAGCTACGTCGAGCACCTGCTTGCATATCCTCCAAAACAACACCTTCTTTTTTCAACCACCGCCCTGGGACCGCGGGCGTCTCGCCCGCACAAGCTACATCACTTGGGTACGCCGAGCACCTGCTTGGCATCTCCTCCAAAACAATACCTTCTTTTTTCAACCACCGCTCCGGGAACGCGGGCGTCTCGCCCGCACAAGCTACATCACTTGGGTACGCCGAGCACCTGCTTGGCATCTCCTCCAAAACTAAGTCCTTTTTTTTCATCCGCCCTCAATAACAACCTTCCCGGGACCGCGGGCGTCTCGCCCGCACAAGCTACATCACTTGGGTATGCCGAGCACCTGCCTGGCATCTCCTCCAAAACTAAGTCCTTTTTTTTCATCCGCCCTCAATAACAACCTTCCCGGGACCGCGGGCGTCTCGCCCGCACAAGCTACATCACTTGGGTATGCCGAGCACCTGCCTGGCATCTCCTCCAAAACAACACCTTCTTTTTTCAACCACCGCCCTGGGACCGCGGGCGTCTCGCCCGCATACTACCTCCAAAATGCCTGATGCCTGATGCCTGATGCCTGATGCCTGATGCCTGATGCCTGATGCCTGATGCCTGATGCCTGATGCCTAATGCCTGATGCCTGATGCCTGATGCCTGATGCCTGATGCCTGATGCCTGACTCCTCTTAAAACCTACAACTTATCAATCGGACTCGTCACATTGAGTTTATGAACGCCCATAACATGTGTATAAATCTGTGTTGTACTGACATCACTATGGCCAAGTAACTCTTGCAGCACACGTATATCATAACCATCTTCTAGAATATGCGTCGCAAAACTATGCCTCAGAGTATGAATAGTTCCGGCCTTCACAATTCCAGCTTTGCGCAAAGCTTGCTTATAGGGTCCCATAATATATTTACTCGAGACGTGATGCCTCCGTATTATATCGGCCCGTGGATCCACAGCTAGATTCTCCGCAGGAAAAAGCCAAAACCAGCCCCATTCCTTTCCCGCGTTAGCATATTTTTTCTCCAAGGCATGAGGTAAATAACAACCCGCCACATTATTAGCGCGATCCTCATCGTATAACTTACGAATGCGCTCTAACTGGAAATCTATTGCAGGCAATAAACTGGCTCCCAAAGGAACCTCTCGATCCTTATCTCCCTTTCCTCCACGAATGGTCAAACACATGCGTCCCCTATCCACATCCTTAATGCGTAAACGATAGGCCTCACTATGCCGTAAACCTCCTCCATAAATCAATCGCACCATCAGCAAAGCCACCCCTTCCGGCATATTGGCAATCAAACTCTTCACTTCCTCTCGACTATAAACCAAGGGTAACTTCTCTTTGCGTACCGCACGAACCGCCTGCGATAAATCACCTAATTCGATTTCTAAAACATAGCGAAAAAAGAATACTAAAGCATTGAAAGCCTGATTTTGAGTCGATGCGGCTACGCCCTTCTCTACGGCCAAATGACTTATAAAACTAGAAACTTCTTGAGCATCAAATGCACCTTCTTTATGAAAATGTAAATAACGCTCTACCCAAGATAAGTACGACTGCTCCGTTCGATAAGACTTGCGCTGAACCCGCATCACTTCCACCATTTTCTGAAGCAATAAGTCACGATTTTCACTCTCCGATTTAGCCGATGATAAACTAAGTGGTTTGGGTACGCTTGCATCCGTTTGCCTTCTCCAGTACACATAATGACGAATCGCTTTTCCTGCCTGCATCACTTTCCATGGTTCTTCACTACAGCTCAAATTATCGATGAAGCTATTCAAAGCACCTGGCTCCCAGGGATCTAGCCCTCGAGCTTTACAGAACTGACTGAAGCTTTCGATCCAACGGGGATAATACTTCCTTTCTTTTTCATCCACTTTAAGTGAACTCATATACTCCATGAAATCTATCATCTTAGCCATACCAAACCTCCACAGTTCATATTACTTTTCTACTTTCTTAAACCTTATCTAAAGGACTTTTAGGATGCACTTTCCCGACCTTTGCCAACTTGCTATAAATCATCGTAGTTTTTACATCCTGATGGCCCAGCAAAGTCTGCACCGTACGAATATCATAGCCATCCTCCAACATATGTACTGCAAAACTATGGCGTAAGGAATCTAAATTAGCTTGATTCTCTATCTCTTTAGATTTGAGAATATTTTTGAACGCATGCCGTAAATGCCAAGGGTGATAATGCTCTCGTATCAAGGATTGTTTATCGGACCCAATTTTGAGTATAGCTGAGGGAAACAACCAAAACCATTTCCACTGTTTAGCTTCACCTTCCGCCAGCACATACTCATCTGGAAGCCTGACCATCGCATTCTCTATTGCTTGATCTGCGTTATATAGCATCTTCACTTCCTTAATATGAGCCTTCAGTTCTTTAAATAAACTTTCAGGAAAAATAGTTTCACGCTTCACTGCTCCCAAGCTATCGCGTATCAACAAAATCTTTTTCTTGAAATCCAGATCTTGCATTCGCAGTTGATAGCATTCACCACTACGTAAACCCGCCCCATACATCAACTTTGCAACTAATAATTCCGTTCCTGCTAGTTGCTCAAAGATTATTTTTAGTTCTGCATAACTAAAAATTGTAGGTAAGTGATGTTTTGATTTTGCCTTTAAGATTCTAGGTAATTCTCCCGGATCTTTTTCTAATACATTTTTATAAAAATAACTCAAGGCTGCTATTGCCTGGTTTTGTGTGGATGCTGACACACCTTGATCAGATACGATAAAAGTAATAAATATTTCAATATCCTTAATAAGCCAAGACTGTTCTTTCCCATTGTATTTTAGAAAGCGTCTTACCCAATTAGCATAACACTCCTCAGTCCGTCTAGAACGTTGACCATGGCGCAGATGAGCTCGCATTTTTGATATCAATGCCTCTCTCCTCTCTTCTGATTGACCTCGTCTCCAGTAACAATACTTCTTTACCGCATCCTCTGCCTGAATTACTTGCCACTCTGAACGTCGGAATCCTAAATCACTTTTATAAGTTATTAGACTCGCATCATCCCAGTAATCTAATCCTCTATCTTTACAGTATTTCG is from Lentisphaera profundi and encodes:
- a CDS encoding OsmC domain/YcaO domain-containing protein; protein product: MEINVKFLENLRLEAKFDDFSLIADQPIRYKGDGSAPGPFDYFLASSVLCAAYFVRVYCIDRNIPTDDIRLSQNNIIDPENRYKQTFQIQVALPEDMSKSHREGILRSIERCTVKRVVQESPNFVIETVSSLAKDSGLVYESESAPDASTELLGKDLPLEQTIANMTDLLSSIGIKIEISSWRNIVPNVWSVHIRDAASPMCFTNGKGASRDSAICSALGEYLERASCNFFYNDHFFGEDISSRDFVHYPNEKWFKAGPNDDLPEGLMDETCLEIYNPENELKSSNLIDANSGQVERGICALPFERHSDKKTVYIPANLIGNLFVSNGMSAGNTLNEAKVQCLSEIFERAVKKQIIEEELSLPDVPQEIIEKFPSILAGITELESRGFPVLVKDASLGGQFPVMCVTLMNPKTGGVFASFGAHPKFEVALERSLTELLQGRSFEGLNDLPAPTFNSMAVTEPNNFVEHFIDSSGIISWRFFSDKNDYDFCEWNFDGTTEQENDYLMNILHELDKEVYISIHEDLGAKACRILVPDYSEIYPIEDLIWDNSNKALAFREDILNLHSLDDEALTELVERLEESQLDNYTLISGLIGIEFDENTPWGKLDIGELKILCYLALKQYENANELIFDFINFNDNTTARRLFYQALNAALDVTLDEEEELSDYLSNMSRMYGTENMASVVGSINGDVRFHGLTKTSMKLEGLDKHHRLIESYDKLHQARTRIANKL
- a CDS encoding integron integrase; protein product: MKQYRRFLQSQYVADKELDHYVSWVSHYAKYCKDRGLDYWDDASLITYKSDLGFRRSEWQVIQAEDAVKKYCYWRRGQSEERREALISKMRAHLRHGQRSRRTEECYANWVRRFLKYNGKEQSWLIKDIEIFITFIVSDQGVSASTQNQAIAALSYFYKNVLEKDPGELPRILKAKSKHHLPTIFSYAELKIIFEQLAGTELLVAKLMYGAGLRSGECYQLRMQDLDFKKKILLIRDSLGAVKRETIFPESLFKELKAHIKEVKMLYNADQAIENAMVRLPDEYVLAEGEAKQWKWFWLFPSAILKIGSDKQSLIREHYHPWHLRHAFKNILKSKEIENQANLDSLRHSFAVHMLEDGYDIRTVQTLLGHQDVKTTMIYSKLAKVGKVHPKSPLDKV
- a CDS encoding DUF924 family protein, with the translated sequence MIGHNNYDDVLSFWFHEIEPAKWWLKDIHFDALIKHRFLALHEQAKKCELFEWRDSAKGRLAEIIVLDQFSRNIFRDSPQAFSADPLALALSQEAISLAKHKDLNQIERSFLYMPYMHSESLSIHDIAVELYTDNGIQSNLDFEIQHRDIIEKFGRYPHRNSILNRLSTAEEIVFLKQANSSF
- a CDS encoding integron integrase — translated: MAKMIDFMEYMSSLKVDEKERKYYPRWIESFSQFCKARGLDPWEPGALNSFIDNLSCSEEPWKVMQAGKAIRHYVYWRRQTDASVPKPLSLSSAKSESENRDLLLQKMVEVMRVQRKSYRTEQSYLSWVERYLHFHKEGAFDAQEVSSFISHLAVEKGVAASTQNQAFNALVFFFRYVLEIELGDLSQAVRAVRKEKLPLVYSREEVKSLIANMPEGVALLMVRLIYGGGLRHSEAYRLRIKDVDRGRMCLTIRGGKGDKDREVPLGASLLPAIDFQLERIRKLYDEDRANNVAGCYLPHALEKKYANAGKEWGWFWLFPAENLAVDPRADIIRRHHVSSKYIMGPYKQALRKAGIVKAGTIHTLRHSFATHILEDGYDIRVLQELLGHSDVSTTQIYTHVMGVHKLNVTSPIDKL